A genomic window from Luteolibacter sp. LG18 includes:
- the tsaA gene encoding tRNA (N6-threonylcarbamoyladenosine(37)-N6)-methyltransferase TrmO → MEIVPIGTVRSCFGEKFAVPRQPGLCPSAWGELVFHEDFRDPSTVRGLEGFSHVWLVFGFHGTAGQGWTPTVRPPRLGGNKRVGVFASRSTFRPNGLGLSLVRLEAVEPSTDEGPILRLGGLDLIDGTPIYDIKPYLPYAEALPDAVGGFAAEAPPMLEVIVSAAASKAFERLPARAQAVLRECLAQDPRPAVQTAKEDRVFGAKLCGHDVQFRITGGSCEIVSLSRLK, encoded by the coding sequence ATGGAAATCGTCCCGATCGGCACCGTGCGCTCCTGTTTCGGCGAAAAGTTCGCCGTTCCTCGTCAGCCCGGCTTGTGCCCCAGCGCGTGGGGCGAACTGGTCTTCCACGAGGATTTTCGGGATCCGTCCACGGTTCGCGGATTGGAGGGATTCTCCCATGTGTGGCTGGTCTTCGGCTTCCACGGGACCGCGGGACAGGGCTGGACTCCCACCGTGCGCCCGCCGCGGCTCGGAGGAAACAAGCGGGTGGGGGTGTTCGCCAGCCGCTCGACCTTCCGTCCGAATGGGCTCGGCTTGTCCTTGGTCCGGCTGGAGGCGGTTGAGCCTTCCACGGATGAGGGGCCGATCCTGCGGCTTGGAGGCTTGGACCTGATCGACGGCACGCCCATCTACGACATCAAGCCCTACCTGCCCTACGCGGAGGCCCTGCCGGACGCGGTCGGCGGGTTCGCGGCGGAGGCCCCTCCCATGCTGGAGGTGATCGTTTCGGCCGCTGCTTCAAAGGCGTTCGAGCGCCTCCCGGCCCGCGCCCAGGCCGTGCTCCGGGAGTGCTTGGCCCAAGACCCGCGTCCCGCCGTGCAAACCGCCAAGGAGGACCGGGTTTTCGGGGCGAAACTCTGTGGCCACGACGTGCAATTCCGCATCACCGGCGGGAGTTGTGAGATCGTTTCCCTTTCCCGCCTCAAATGA
- a CDS encoding VTT domain-containing protein: protein MKEILDLFLHLQDHLNDFTRDHGSLVYGLLFLIVFCETGLVVTPFLPGDSLLFAIGAISANPASGLNVWIAAITLLAAAAIGDTTNYWIGRTLGKWLTRRFPKVVKPAYLEKTHRFYETYGAKTLIMARFVPIVRTFAPFVAGSGTMPFRKFISFSFCGSLLWVGLLVPLGWFLGGYEWVKAHFESVVIMIIAISLLPMVIEVIRAKLRAKKSMEGAAE, encoded by the coding sequence ATGAAGGAAATCCTCGATCTTTTCCTGCACCTGCAGGATCACCTGAACGATTTCACCCGCGACCACGGTTCGCTGGTCTACGGGCTGCTGTTCCTGATCGTGTTCTGTGAAACGGGGCTTGTGGTAACCCCCTTCCTGCCCGGGGACTCGCTGCTCTTCGCCATCGGCGCAATCTCCGCCAACCCGGCCTCCGGCCTGAACGTCTGGATCGCCGCGATCACCCTGCTGGCGGCGGCGGCCATCGGCGACACCACCAACTACTGGATCGGTCGTACACTCGGCAAATGGCTCACCCGCCGGTTTCCGAAAGTCGTCAAGCCGGCCTATCTGGAGAAGACCCACCGGTTTTACGAAACCTACGGTGCCAAGACCCTGATTATGGCCCGCTTCGTGCCGATCGTCCGCACCTTCGCCCCGTTCGTGGCGGGCAGCGGCACAATGCCGTTCCGCAAGTTCATCTCGTTCAGCTTCTGCGGCTCGCTGCTGTGGGTGGGGCTGCTCGTCCCCCTGGGATGGTTCCTCGGGGGATACGAATGGGTCAAAGCCCACTTCGAATCCGTGGTCATCATGATCATCGCCATCTCGCTGCTACCGATGGTGATCGAGGTGATCCGCGCCAAACTGCGCGCGAAGAAGAGCATGGAAGGCGCGGCGGAATAA
- a CDS encoding NAD(P)H-dependent glycerol-3-phosphate dehydrogenase, translating into MSAMTSAAILGSGSFGTALATLLAPKLREVVIISRDPATAETITTGHRNPHYLKDVTLADNIRATTTLATAVEHPLVVFAVPTSATRGIAVDLAKLGLPSSAVLLSCAKGIEKATGERMSQILRDVFPGNPIAALSGPNHAEEIAHRLATCAVIGSNDAALAIRLQELFTLPHFRSYTSDDVAGMELGGAVKNVFAIAAGIAHGLGVGDNAVAALVTRALAEMTRLGVALGGQIETFAGLSGMGDLIVTCFSEHSRNHRVGFALGQGKTLEEAVNSLGMVAEGVPNTLSIHDAARKAGVRTPIIDAVHGILYENKPAARAMHELLTRDPRPETDSSQS; encoded by the coding sequence ATGTCCGCCATGACTTCCGCCGCCATCCTCGGCTCCGGCTCCTTCGGCACCGCCCTTGCCACCCTGCTCGCTCCGAAGCTGCGTGAGGTGGTGATCATCAGCCGCGATCCCGCCACCGCGGAGACGATCACGACCGGGCACCGGAATCCGCATTACCTCAAGGACGTGACGCTCGCGGACAACATCCGCGCCACCACCACCCTCGCTACCGCGGTGGAGCATCCGCTGGTGGTCTTCGCCGTGCCGACCTCGGCCACCCGCGGTATCGCAGTGGACTTGGCGAAGCTCGGACTCCCCTCCTCCGCCGTGCTGCTGTCCTGCGCCAAGGGCATCGAAAAAGCCACCGGCGAGCGCATGAGCCAAATCCTGCGCGACGTGTTTCCGGGCAATCCCATCGCCGCTCTTTCCGGCCCGAACCACGCCGAGGAGATCGCCCACCGGCTGGCCACCTGCGCCGTGATCGGTTCGAATGATGCCGCCTTGGCCATTCGCCTTCAGGAGCTCTTCACCCTACCGCATTTCCGCTCCTACACCAGCGATGACGTCGCCGGCATGGAGCTGGGAGGAGCGGTAAAGAACGTCTTCGCCATCGCCGCAGGGATCGCCCACGGATTGGGAGTGGGCGACAACGCCGTGGCGGCGCTGGTCACCCGTGCACTGGCCGAAATGACCCGCCTCGGCGTGGCGCTCGGCGGCCAGATCGAAACCTTCGCGGGACTGTCCGGGATGGGTGACTTGATCGTGACCTGTTTCTCCGAGCACTCGCGGAATCACCGTGTGGGCTTCGCCCTCGGCCAGGGCAAGACGCTGGAAGAAGCCGTCAACTCGCTGGGGATGGTGGCGGAAGGCGTGCCTAACACGCTTTCGATCCACGACGCGGCCCGCAAGGCCGGTGTCCGCACCCCGATCATCGACGCCGTCCACGGCATCCTCTACGAAAACAAACCGGCCGCCCGGGCCATGCACGAGCTGCTGACCCGCGATCCCCGCCCGGAGACCGATTCCAGCCAGTCCTGA
- the plsY gene encoding glycerol-3-phosphate 1-O-acyltransferase PlsY, with the protein MQLWLCPLIAFLLGSVPFGLLIAKAKGIDIRQHGSGNIGATNVLRVVGKKYGITCLFLDALKGLIPTMLGLTLIRYTGASEAMTIKPLLSQALELPSDLQWKAQLFQVVTGLCAILGHNYSPWVGFKGGKGIATSAGVLIALMPAAVVILIVVWFILFKTTRYVSVASIGAAAFLPILTIGGSAYHGKLANGNWNKPLFAFSVVIAVLAIWKHRANIHRLMKGTENRFQPKSKQTNA; encoded by the coding sequence ATGCAACTCTGGCTCTGCCCGCTCATCGCCTTTCTCCTCGGTTCCGTGCCCTTCGGCCTGCTCATCGCGAAGGCGAAGGGCATCGACATCCGCCAGCACGGCTCCGGCAACATCGGTGCCACCAACGTGCTGCGGGTGGTGGGCAAGAAATACGGCATCACCTGCCTGTTCCTCGACGCGCTCAAGGGCCTGATCCCGACCATGTTGGGCCTCACCCTGATCCGCTACACCGGGGCGTCCGAGGCGATGACGATCAAACCGCTGCTTTCCCAAGCGCTGGAGCTCCCCTCCGATCTCCAATGGAAGGCCCAGTTGTTCCAAGTGGTGACCGGGCTGTGCGCCATCCTCGGCCACAACTACTCGCCGTGGGTTGGCTTCAAGGGCGGCAAGGGCATCGCCACCTCGGCCGGGGTGCTGATCGCGTTGATGCCCGCCGCGGTGGTGATCCTGATCGTGGTGTGGTTCATCCTGTTCAAGACCACCCGCTACGTCTCGGTGGCCAGCATCGGAGCCGCCGCGTTCCTGCCGATCCTCACGATCGGAGGCTCCGCCTATCACGGCAAGCTGGCGAACGGCAACTGGAACAAGCCGTTGTTCGCGTTCTCCGTGGTGATCGCCGTGCTGGCGATCTGGAAACACCGGGCGAACATCCATCGCCTGATGAAGGGCACGGAAAACCGTTTCCAGCCGAAGTCGAAGCAGACCAACGCCTGA
- a CDS encoding ankyrin repeat domain-containing protein, producing MKANLQRLPRILLLATAVTLAGCGDKEKASKRDLSDAGYQLTENDWFRAAADDDAAALEKFLRGGIALGAKNPEGNTALHVAAAAGAQKAAKFLLDRKLAIDEPGAGGRTPLMEAIRAGKVDMVRWLLRQGANPKAKDAEGYKPLMLAVKEGRAEMIGDLAASDRDDLDGALLAAALLGKAAVIDELTKYGASVYARMDDGRTALMVAAENGHAEAAKLLVDIGSNRFTKDPEGHTAADLAAAAGHADLAKQLSSEPGQQDFALKSDEQIGKEMTSFVDEAEAGDAPVDAGTGSSSPKARQGRPHDPAVAIEGRALGVSSPVGAAPATSPATGPVGLVMRHFRQRELPIEVQHVEGTTARLQVRGGGAREIKVSEGEVIPGSRLKVIRVQRRYESVKDSAAKPAEVSIVEVEDTASGVRRNLIAGTPSSAHDPVALVEDAATGQRYLASPGQRFTGADGSHYTVADVRPNQIVIENKETGAVQTLPLRGPRG from the coding sequence ATGAAGGCGAATCTCCAGCGGTTGCCCCGGATTCTGCTCCTGGCCACGGCGGTCACGCTGGCGGGCTGTGGAGACAAGGAGAAGGCGAGCAAGCGGGATCTCTCCGACGCTGGGTACCAACTGACCGAGAACGATTGGTTCCGGGCCGCGGCCGACGACGATGCGGCCGCCTTGGAGAAGTTCCTCCGAGGGGGAATCGCCCTCGGGGCGAAGAATCCGGAGGGCAATACGGCCCTACATGTGGCGGCGGCGGCGGGTGCCCAGAAGGCCGCCAAGTTTCTCCTCGACCGGAAACTGGCCATCGACGAGCCCGGTGCCGGTGGCCGAACCCCGCTGATGGAGGCGATCCGGGCGGGGAAGGTGGACATGGTTCGCTGGCTGCTTCGCCAGGGAGCGAATCCCAAAGCCAAGGACGCCGAGGGTTACAAGCCGCTGATGCTGGCGGTGAAGGAGGGCCGTGCCGAAATGATCGGCGATCTCGCTGCCTCCGATCGCGACGACCTCGATGGCGCTTTGCTCGCCGCCGCCCTGCTCGGGAAGGCAGCCGTCATCGATGAACTCACCAAATACGGTGCTTCGGTCTATGCCCGCATGGACGATGGCCGCACCGCGCTGATGGTGGCGGCGGAAAACGGTCACGCCGAGGCGGCCAAGTTGCTCGTCGACATCGGATCGAACCGTTTCACCAAGGATCCGGAGGGGCACACCGCCGCGGATCTGGCTGCCGCCGCGGGCCATGCCGATCTTGCCAAGCAACTTTCCTCGGAGCCCGGCCAGCAGGATTTCGCCCTGAAGTCCGACGAGCAAATCGGCAAGGAGATGACCTCGTTCGTGGATGAAGCGGAGGCGGGCGATGCTCCGGTGGACGCTGGAACCGGCTCCTCTTCTCCCAAAGCCCGTCAGGGGCGTCCGCATGACCCGGCGGTTGCCATCGAAGGTCGCGCCCTCGGGGTTTCCAGCCCGGTGGGGGCTGCTCCAGCGACTTCCCCGGCCACCGGTCCGGTGGGTCTGGTGATGCGCCATTTCCGCCAGCGGGAACTCCCGATCGAGGTCCAGCATGTCGAGGGGACCACCGCCCGGCTCCAGGTGCGCGGTGGCGGGGCGCGTGAAATCAAGGTGTCGGAAGGGGAGGTGATTCCCGGCTCCCGCCTCAAGGTGATCCGCGTCCAGCGCCGCTATGAAAGCGTGAAGGACAGCGCCGCGAAGCCCGCCGAGGTCTCCATCGTGGAGGTCGAGGACACCGCCAGCGGGGTTCGGCGGAATCTGATCGCCGGGACGCCTTCCAGCGCTCATGATCCGGTCGCGCTCGTCGAGGACGCGGCCACCGGCCAACGCTACCTCGCTTCCCCCGGCCAGCGCTTCACCGGTGCGGACGGCAGCCACTACACGGTCGCCGACGTCCGGCCGAACCAGATCGTCATCGAGAACAAGGAAACCGGCGCGGTGCAGACCCTGCCGCTCCGTGGCCCGCGCGGCTGA
- a CDS encoding peptidylprolyl isomerase, protein MKRRSAIFALALLPLCSFAEEAKDKPAAEAKPQAPAKVEKVRFKTNKGEFVVELNREKAPITVENFLSYVNKKHYDGTVFHRVIPTFMIQGGGFSQQSGRLLEKAVDKPIKNEGQNGLKNLRGTIAMARTNDVDSATSQFFVNVKDNPDLDYPTNGGYAVFGKVVEGMDVVDKIKAVPTHTADISMKHPVTGQAMRIPAQDVPVEDVVIESAKAE, encoded by the coding sequence ATGAAACGACGTTCCGCCATTTTCGCGCTCGCCCTGCTTCCGCTTTGCTCGTTCGCCGAGGAAGCCAAGGACAAACCAGCCGCCGAGGCCAAGCCGCAAGCCCCCGCGAAGGTGGAAAAAGTGCGCTTCAAGACCAACAAGGGCGAGTTCGTGGTGGAACTGAACCGCGAAAAGGCCCCGATCACGGTGGAGAACTTCCTGAGCTACGTGAACAAGAAGCATTACGACGGCACCGTCTTCCACCGCGTGATCCCCACCTTCATGATCCAAGGCGGCGGCTTCTCCCAGCAGTCCGGCCGGCTCTTGGAAAAGGCCGTCGACAAGCCGATCAAGAACGAGGGCCAAAACGGCCTGAAAAACCTGCGCGGCACCATCGCCATGGCCCGCACCAATGACGTCGACAGCGCGACCAGCCAGTTCTTCGTGAACGTGAAGGACAATCCGGATCTCGATTACCCGACCAATGGCGGCTACGCGGTCTTCGGCAAGGTCGTGGAGGGCATGGACGTGGTCGACAAGATCAAGGCCGTGCCGACCCACACCGCCGACATCTCGATGAAGCATCCGGTTACCGGCCAGGCGATGCGGATCCCGGCCCAGGATGTACCGGTGGAGGACGTGGTGATCGAATCCGCAAAGGCGGAATAA
- the dinB gene encoding DNA polymerase IV, whose product MRKIIHIDMDCFYAAIEVRENPALRGRPVAVGGSRRRGVLTTANYEARKFGCRSAMPVFKALELCPQLVLVPVRFDLYRAESARIRAIFGRFTDAIEPLSLDEAYLDVSHLQSGGAAIAREIRAQIREETGLTASAGIGPNKMVSKIASDWNKPDGQFEVTPEEVDAFVAALPVGRLWGVGKRGREELAVLGVETCADLRKFDRIELARRFGKWGLELWNLCRGIDDRVVQPDRTRKSLGSEETFSENVLTAQAAIPPMRALLEGLKEDLARHHSDRVVKSLVVKLKFSDFTRTTAERAHPRIDEEIFEELLAEAWKRGEGKPVRLIGVALRFEDPDATAQMEFFGDSSV is encoded by the coding sequence ATGCGGAAAATCATCCACATCGACATGGACTGCTTCTACGCCGCCATTGAGGTCCGGGAGAACCCGGCCTTGCGCGGTCGGCCGGTCGCGGTCGGGGGGAGCCGCCGCCGCGGGGTCCTCACCACCGCGAACTATGAGGCCCGGAAATTCGGCTGCCGCTCCGCCATGCCGGTGTTCAAGGCGCTGGAGCTCTGCCCCCAACTCGTGCTGGTGCCGGTCCGGTTCGACCTCTACCGGGCGGAAAGCGCCCGCATCCGCGCCATCTTCGGTCGTTTCACCGATGCCATCGAGCCGCTGTCGCTCGACGAGGCCTACCTCGACGTCTCCCACCTCCAGAGCGGCGGCGCGGCCATCGCCCGCGAAATCCGCGCCCAGATCCGCGAGGAAACCGGCCTCACCGCCTCCGCCGGGATCGGGCCGAACAAGATGGTCTCGAAGATCGCCAGCGATTGGAACAAGCCGGACGGCCAGTTCGAGGTGACGCCGGAAGAGGTCGATGCCTTCGTCGCAGCCCTGCCGGTTGGGCGGCTGTGGGGCGTGGGCAAGCGCGGCCGGGAAGAGCTGGCGGTGCTGGGCGTGGAAACCTGCGCCGACCTTCGGAAATTCGACCGTATCGAACTCGCCCGCCGGTTCGGCAAGTGGGGGCTGGAACTCTGGAACCTCTGCCGCGGCATCGACGACCGCGTGGTGCAGCCCGACCGCACCCGCAAGTCACTCGGTTCCGAGGAAACCTTCTCCGAGAACGTGCTCACCGCCCAGGCGGCGATTCCGCCGATGCGCGCGCTGCTCGAGGGGCTGAAGGAGGATCTCGCCCGCCACCACTCCGACCGGGTGGTGAAGAGCCTGGTGGTGAAACTGAAGTTCTCCGACTTCACCCGCACCACCGCCGAACGGGCTCATCCCCGGATCGACGAGGAGATCTTCGAGGAACTCCTCGCCGAGGCTTGGAAGCGGGGAGAGGGAAAGCCGGTTCGCCTGATCGGCGTCGCCCTCCGTTTCGAAGACCCGGACGCCACCGCCCAGATGGAGTTCTTCGGCGACTCTTCCGTTTAG